The genomic region GAGAGCGGGATCAGGGCGAGTGTCATCGGGGTCCAGCATTCCAAACGATCCGCGGGTGCGCGTGACCTGGTCCTGTGGTGCCGTCATCCACGCCGCTTCCAGGGCGTCTCAGCGGTGTCGGTCCAGCACCGCGTTCACCGACGAGTAGCCGATCTGCGATGCTCGCTCGACCCGCGCACGGTGGGTGGTGAGTCCCTTGATCCCGGCATCCGTGTCGGGCCAGAGGGTGAACACCTTCGCCCCTCCGCGACGCGGATGATCGGCGTCCCGCAGCAGTGCCAACGCCGGTCCCATCCGGCGACGCTCGTCGGCCATCGCCCCGAGGCCCGGGACGAGTCGGTCGACACCGCGGGCCCAGCGCGACGGGGTCGGTTCGGAAGGTGCGCCGCGCAGGTCCTCGGGCGTCCTGTTCACCAGCACCAGGACGTGGGTCGACCCGTCGTCGAAGGCCCGGGCGACCGGGAGCGGCTCGGAGACGGCGCCGTCGATCCATTTCCGTCCGTGCAGCTCCACCGGTCGACCGGCGAGGAACGGAATGCTGGACGTGGCTCGGAAAGCCAGCTTCCAGTCGTCGACGGACTGCGGGCGCAGGACGTGCCCGGTGAGGTCGTCGGCGGCGGTGGCCACGATGTGCAGCGGGATCGGACTGGCGTGCAACTCCGTCCACCGCATGGGTTTCGGGTGGACGAGGATGTGATCGAGCAGGTGGTCGAGCGACACGACAGGGCGCCGGGTACGCAGCCGCCGCAGGTCGATGAACTTCGGATCGGCCATGTCTTCGAAGAAGATCCGCGACGATCCCTCGGACATCCCGATCAGCAGTCCGGCGCCGATGAACGCCCCGGCGGACGAGCCGTAGATCGCGTCGAAGGTCGGGGCCAGCCCTGCTTGCTCCAGTGCGTGCGCCATCCCGCCGCTGTACGCGCCGCGCATGCCGCCGCCACCGACCACCAGTGCGATCCGCAGGCCGTCCTCGCACGAGCCGCTGTCCCGACGGTGCAGCAGTGCGCTGATGACGTCGTCGTCACGCGACGGGTCGGGCGGGATCGACTGCGACACAGCGGGCACGACCCCAGCATGCCTGACCGGCCGGTGCTCGATCCCCCGCTGCCGGACGCAGTTGCGGCCGAGCTGCGGCGTGCGGCGATCACCACCGGGGCGCCCTGCCGAATCGATGCGGGCCCAGGACCGCCGCCCGCGCCATTCGGCGTTTTTACGCCGATCGGGCGCCACAAACACGCAATCCTGCCGAATCGATGCAGGCCCGGCTCAGCTCACTCGGCGAGGATC from Nakamurella sp. A5-74 harbors:
- a CDS encoding patatin family protein; the protein is MPAVSQSIPPDPSRDDDVISALLHRRDSGSCEDGLRIALVVGGGGMRGAYSGGMAHALEQAGLAPTFDAIYGSSAGAFIGAGLLIGMSEGSSRIFFEDMADPKFIDLRRLRTRRPVVSLDHLLDHILVHPKPMRWTELHASPIPLHIVATAADDLTGHVLRPQSVDDWKLAFRATSSIPFLAGRPVELHGRKWIDGAVSEPLPVARAFDDGSTHVLVLVNRTPEDLRGAPSEPTPSRWARGVDRLVPGLGAMADERRRMGPALALLRDADHPRRGGAKVFTLWPDTDAGIKGLTTHRARVERASQIGYSSVNAVLDRHR